A window of the Lolium perenne isolate Kyuss_39 chromosome 7, Kyuss_2.0, whole genome shotgun sequence genome harbors these coding sequences:
- the LOC127314739 gene encoding protein EARLY-RESPONSIVE TO DEHYDRATION 7, chloroplastic produces the protein MSPPPPSSSARLSPPGHKSLPMASYTPNPSYPAPSAPPLAMADLAPVEIPSSPNTPNSPTAPPPSEDILLRIPSTQLHLIDRHRSHPLATGDLTLLRIHAGATSLAAIAVLGPVQFPLTRDVAAVKLDPCHYSFSLTVPASADDPAPGPLHYGLTLARPDPRLDGVLAACTSFSAHSVAGSEGLAGGGEAEAEAAAYWTAVAPNVEEYGGAVARAIASGAQGLAKGIVWCGVMTVERLHWGNEVLRKRIQPGETDAEVTPEMLRRIKRAKKVTKMSEKVATGILSGVVKVTGYFTSSISNSKAGKKFFSLLPGEIVLASLDGFGKICDAVEVAGKDVLSTSSTVTTGFVSHKYGEKAAAATNEGMDAAGHAIGTAWAVFKIGQAINPKSLLKPTSLAKSTIKALLSKM, from the exons atgtcgccgccgccgccgtcgtcctcCGCACGGCTCTCCCCTCCCGGCCATAAATCTCTCCCCATGGCGTCCTACACCCCCAACCCCAGCTACCCCGCCCCCTCAGCCCCGCCGCTCGCCATGGCGGACCTCGCGCCCGTCGAGATCCCCTCCTCCCCAAACACGCCCAACTCCCCCACCGCTCCGCCACCCTCCGAGGACATCCTCCTCCGCATCCCATCCACGCAACTCCACCTCATCGACCGGCACCGCAGCCACCCGCTCGCCACCGGCGACCTGACCCTCCTCCGCATCCACGCGGGCGCCACCTCCCTCGCCGCCATCGCGGTCCTCGGCCCCGTCCAGTTCCCCCTGACCCGCGACGTGGCCGCCGTCAAGCTCGACCCCTGCCACTACTCCTTCTCCCTCACGGTCCCCGCCTCCGCCGACGACCCGGCCCCCGGCCCGCTCCACTACGGCCTCACGCTCGCGCGCCCCGACCCGCGCCTCGACGGCGTGCTCGCGGCCTGCACCAGCTTCTCCGCCCACTCCGTCGCCGGCAGCGAGgggctcgccggcggcggcgaggccgaGGCCGAGGCGGCCGCGTACTGGACCGCCGTCGCGCCGAATGTGGAGGAGTACGGCGGCGCGGTCGCCAGGGCCATCGCCTCGGGCGCCCAGGGCCTCGCCAAGGGGATCGTCTGGTGTGGGGTCATGACGGTGGAGCGGCTACACTGGGGCAACGAGGTGCTCAGGAAGAGGATCCAGCCTGGGGAAACTGACGCCGAGGTCACCCCCGAGATGCTGAGGCGGATCAAAAG GGCTAAGAAGGTCACGAAAATGTCTGAGAAAGTGGCAACTGGAATACTGTCCGGAGTAGTGAAGGTTACTGGCTATTTTACAAGCTCAATATCTAACTCAAAAGCTGGAAAGAAGTTTTTCAGCCTACTGCCTGGAGAGATTGTTCTTGCTTCGCTTGATGGATTTG GCAAGATTTGTGATGCCGTAGAAGTGGCTGGGAAGGATGTGTTGTCAACATCGTCAACTGTCACAACTGGTTTCGTGTCTCACAA GTACGGGGAGAAAGCAGCCGCTGCGACGAACGAAGGGATGGACGCGGCAGGCCACGCCATCGGGACAGCATGGGCTGTGTTCAAGATCGGGCAGGCCATCAACCCGAAGAGCCTCCTGAAGCCCACGTCACTCGCCAAGTCCACCATCAAGGCCCTCTTGTCGAAGATGTAG